DNA sequence from the Pseudomonas tritici genome:
GCCCAGGCTTCCGACCAGGGCTACGTCGAAACTTTCTTCGGGCGCCGGCTGTATTTGCCGGATATCCATTCCAACAAGCCCCAGGAGCGCGCAGCGGCAGAACGCACTGCGATCAACGCGCCAATGCAGGGCACGGCGGCGGACATCATCAAGAAAGCCATGGTGCTGGTGGACAATTGGCTGACCGATTCGGGCCTGGATGCCAAGGTCATCCTGCAGGTGCACGATGAATTGGTGCTGGAAGTGCGTGAGGACTTGGTGGCCGAAGTCAGCGAGAGGATCCGTGAGCACATGAGTGCGGCTGCTCAGCTGGATGTGCCGCTGCTGGTGGAGGTAGGTGTGGGTGATAACTGGGACGAAGCGCACTGATTACGGGGCTTTGCCACCACCTTGCGTGGTGGCAGAGTGCTTTAGTCCGGAAGTCACCGTCAGTTATTTCCAATAGTTTTTTGAGCCTGCCGGAACTTAACCCGTGAACTGCCACTCAGAGTTACTGAATGGGTGGTGAAGCCCTTCAATGCTCCTATGTTGTGTTAAGTGTTGGCAGATATCTGGACCCCGCCCTAGCGGTCCGGAACTTGAACCCCGAACTTCCCCTCCCCATACGAAGTCCGGGGTTTTTTTTGCCTGCAGAAAAGTTACTCCGCGATTTCCGCGCCCTTGTCGGCCAATTCCATCCAGCCGGCCAGCACGGTGTAGGCGTCTTCCAGGCCCAAGCGCTTCGGCGCCGAGAACAGCTGGATAGTGATCGCGTCACCCCAGCCTTTACGGATTTCGGCCTGCACTTTGAGCAGGGTGTTCTTGGCGGCGCCGTAGGTCAGTTTGTCGGCCTTGGTCAGTAGGATATGCATCGGCATACCGCTGGCAACAGCCCAATCGAGCATCAGCAGGTCGAAATCGGTCATCGGATGGCGGATGTCCATCATCAAAATCAAACCCTTCAAACTCTCGCGACCACCCAGATAAGCCTCGAGGTGACGCTGCCAGTGCAGCTTCAGCGGGATGGGTACTTTTGCGTAACCGTAGCCCGGAAGGTCGACCAGACGCCGATCATCGTCTAGCTTGAAGAAGTTGAGGAGTTGCGTGCGACCCGGGGTTTTCGAGGTGCGTGCCAGGCTGGCGTGAGTCAGGGTGTTCAGTGCGCTGGACTTACCGGCGTTGGAACGACCGGCAAAGGCGACTTCAAAGCCTTCGTCATCGGGGCATTGGTCAACTTTGGCGGCGCTGAGCATGAATGTGGACTGTTGGCACAGGCCGAGGATGGGATTCTTGAGTTGCATGAGATTTCCGATGTGGGCGATGCCGAGAAAGGGTGCGGCAAGCGGTGTCGTTTCCGTTTCAGTAGCGCCAGTATATAATGCCGCAGATTTTGTGTGTGCTTTGTCCCAGCGAAGGACGAGGTTCACGGGAGCGAAAGACCTTTATTGCGCATTAGAACGCAAAACGCTCTCAAACCCTGAAATGGTCGACGTATGACCAAGTGGTTGCGCGCTGTCGGTGTCCTGGTCCCGCTTTAATGGTGCTCAGGCTACACAGGATCCTGAAGCGGTGTACAACCGAGTTTGCGTGGTCACGCTGGTGCAACACGTGACCCAGGGTTTCAAGGCAATGCCGCCGCGTGGTTTGTGCATGGACTGCAGTACTGAGGATTACCAGGCCATCATTGAGTTGATGGTGAGTAAACCCGGTTGATAACTCTTAAACCCTTAGCCGTAGTTGGATTAGCTGATGAACAAACTGATCGTGAGTCTGCTGTTGACCTTGGGCATCACCGGTGTTGCCCATGCTGCAGGCGACGCTACAGCGGGCCAGGCGAAAGCCGCCGTATGTGGTGCTTGCCATGGACCGGATGGTAACAGCCCGGCGCCGAACTTCCCCAAACTGGCCGGCCAGGGAGAGCGCTACCTGACCAAACAGATGCAGGATATCAAGTCTGGCAAGCGCACGGTCCTGGAAATGACCGGCTTGCTGACCAACCTCAGCGATCAGGACCTGGCAGACATCGCCGCGTATTTTGCCAGCCAGAAAGGCAGTGTGGGAGCTGCCGATCCGAAACTGGTGGCCCGTGGTGAGAAACTGTTCCGCGGCGGTGACCTGGAAAAAGGTCTTCCTGCCTGCACCGGCTGCCACTCGCCAAATGGCGCTGGTATAGCAGCCGCTGGCTTCCCGCACTTGAGTGGCCAGCACGCAATCTACATCGCCAAACAGTTGACCGATTTCCGTAAGGAAGAGGCCGGGCGAAGCAACGACGGCGATGCGATGATCATGCGCACAATCGCTCGCAAGCTGAGTGATGAAGACATTGCGGCGGTCTCCAGCTACATCCAGGGCCTGCACTGAGGCGCGCACGACGTTAACGCTCGATTAATCCATCGATGCAAGCATAAAAAGGGTGGCTTAGGCTGCCCTTTTTTGTGGCCGCTACCGTTACACTAACGAACTCATGCCCGCGTAGACCTGTCACAACAAAGGTCGCGTGAGGCGACTTTATTTGTCCAGGAGTAAAGCATGCGTAATCTGATCCTCAGCGCCGCTCTCGTCACTGCCAGCCTCTTCGGCATGACCGCACAAGCTGCCGATGTGCCGCTTGAAGCCGGGAAAACCTATGTTGAATTGGCCAACCCGGTTCCGGTTTCGGTGCCAGGCAAGATCGAAGTGGTGGAGCTGTTCTGGTATGGCTGCCCGCATTGCTACGCTTTTGAGCCGACGATCAACCCATGGGTTGAGAAACTGCCTAAGGATGTGAACTTCAAACGTATTCCAGCCATGTTTGGCGGCCCATGGGATGCTCACGGCCAACTGTTCCTGACCCTGGAAGCCATGGGTGTGGAACACAAGGTCCATAACGCTGTATTCGAAGCTATCCAAAAACAAGGCAAGCGCCTGACCAAACCAGACGAAATGGCTGACTTCGTTGCCACCCAAGGTGTCGACAAAGACAAGTTCCTGGCTACCTTCAACTCCTTCGCGATCCAGGGCCAGATCAAACAGGCCAAGGAACTCGCGCAGAAGTATGGCGTGCAAGGTGTACCGACGCTGATCGTCAACGGCAAATACCGTTTTGACCTGGGTACTGCTGGCGGCCCGGAAGCTGTGCTTAATGTTGCCGACCAACTGATCGCCAAAGAGCGCGCAGCCAAGTAAGGGGCCCGTCATGCGCCGCTGGGGTACCGAACGTGTGGTTGGCCTGCATGATCCGCAGGTCAACGAACATCACCTGGAAACCACGGGTTTGCCGCCGGACAGTCGTCTGCGGCTGCTGAGCTTCAATATCCAGGTGGGCATCAGTACCGAGAAGTATCGGCATTACCTCACCCGTGGCTGGCAACACCTGTTGCCCCACAATGGGCGTGCCGGCAACCTGCAAAAGATCGGCAACCTGTTGAATGACTTTGACCTGGTTGCCCTGCAGGAAGCCGATGGCGGCAGCATGCGCTCCGGCTATATCAATCAGGTGGAGCACTTGGCCCAGCTGGGTGCCTTCCCTTATTGGTACCAGCAGCTCAATCGCAACCTCGGGCGTCTGGCGCAGCACAGCAATGGCGTGCTCAGCCGCTTGAAGCCTTCTGCCATCGAAGACCACCCGCTACCAGGCCCCAAGGGCCGGGGCGCTATCCTTGTGCGTTTTGGCGAGGGGCCAGAGGCTTTGGTCGTGGTGATGATGCACCTGGCGCTGGGTGCGCGCACCCGGACCATGCAATTGGCCTACATCCGAGAGCTGATTGGCAATTACAAACACCAGGTGCTGATGGGGGACATGAACACCCACGCCAGCGACCTGCTGCTGAATTCCCCGTTGCGCGACCTTGGGCTACTGGCACCGCAAGCCGAAGCCACGTTTCCCAGCTGGCGCCCGCAACGCTGTCTTGACCATATCCTACTAAGCCCGACCCTCACACTCGAGAGTGTGCAGGTGCTGGCGCAGCCCATCTCCGATCACCTGCCGGTCGCGGTAGAGATTCGCCTGCCGGGTTCGCTCACGGCCGATGCATTCCCCGCGCTGAGTCCCGGCCCTCGCGGACCCCTTGCATGAGCGACGACGCCCAGCGCTGGAAAGAGAAGTACCTTAAAAGCATCGAGCAACAGGAAAAGCTCGAACGTCGCTGGGCCGCCCGCCTTGACCTGCTGCGCCGTGGG
Encoded proteins:
- the yihA gene encoding ribosome biogenesis GTP-binding protein YihA/YsxC; the encoded protein is MQLKNPILGLCQQSTFMLSAAKVDQCPDDEGFEVAFAGRSNAGKSSALNTLTHASLARTSKTPGRTQLLNFFKLDDDRRLVDLPGYGYAKVPIPLKLHWQRHLEAYLGGRESLKGLILMMDIRHPMTDFDLLMLDWAVASGMPMHILLTKADKLTYGAAKNTLLKVQAEIRKGWGDAITIQLFSAPKRLGLEDAYTVLAGWMELADKGAEIAE
- a CDS encoding c-type cytochrome, with product MNKLIVSLLLTLGITGVAHAAGDATAGQAKAAVCGACHGPDGNSPAPNFPKLAGQGERYLTKQMQDIKSGKRTVLEMTGLLTNLSDQDLADIAAYFASQKGSVGAADPKLVARGEKLFRGGDLEKGLPACTGCHSPNGAGIAAAGFPHLSGQHAIYIAKQLTDFRKEEAGRSNDGDAMIMRTIARKLSDEDIAAVSSYIQGLH
- the dsbA gene encoding thiol:disulfide interchange protein DsbA, yielding MRNLILSAALVTASLFGMTAQAADVPLEAGKTYVELANPVPVSVPGKIEVVELFWYGCPHCYAFEPTINPWVEKLPKDVNFKRIPAMFGGPWDAHGQLFLTLEAMGVEHKVHNAVFEAIQKQGKRLTKPDEMADFVATQGVDKDKFLATFNSFAIQGQIKQAKELAQKYGVQGVPTLIVNGKYRFDLGTAGGPEAVLNVADQLIAKERAAK
- a CDS encoding endonuclease/exonuclease/phosphatase family protein, whose translation is MRRWGTERVVGLHDPQVNEHHLETTGLPPDSRLRLLSFNIQVGISTEKYRHYLTRGWQHLLPHNGRAGNLQKIGNLLNDFDLVALQEADGGSMRSGYINQVEHLAQLGAFPYWYQQLNRNLGRLAQHSNGVLSRLKPSAIEDHPLPGPKGRGAILVRFGEGPEALVVVMMHLALGARTRTMQLAYIRELIGNYKHQVLMGDMNTHASDLLLNSPLRDLGLLAPQAEATFPSWRPQRCLDHILLSPTLTLESVQVLAQPISDHLPVAVEIRLPGSLTADAFPALSPGPRGPLA